Proteins encoded within one genomic window of Hahella chejuensis KCTC 2396:
- the rsfS gene encoding ribosome silencing factor, translated as METENLKEIVIKALEDIKAKDISVLDVKDRTSVTDYMVIASGTSNRHVKSIADNVIAEVKANGGRPLGSEGGAASDWILVDLGDIVVHVMLPSSREFYDLERFWRDSPVAESMSHHV; from the coding sequence ATGGAGACTGAAAATCTGAAAGAGATAGTCATTAAAGCACTGGAAGATATCAAAGCAAAAGATATCTCCGTGCTGGATGTAAAAGACCGCACCAGCGTAACGGACTACATGGTTATCGCCAGCGGAACCTCAAATCGTCACGTTAAATCCATCGCGGATAACGTCATTGCTGAAGTCAAAGCCAACGGCGGTCGTCCGCTGGGCTCTGAAGGCGGCGCGGCGTCCGATTGGATCCTGGTGGATCTGGGCGATATCGTGGTTCATGTCATGCTGCCGTCGTCCCGGGAGTTTTATGATCTGGAGCGCTTCTGGCGCGATTCGCCAGTGGCGGAATCCATGTCGCATCACGTGTAA
- the nadD gene encoding nicotinate-nucleotide adenylyltransferase, whose translation MQEHSPIVLLGGTFDPIHFGHLRTALELQQHFGESAEVRLIPCGDPRHRSAPKASGEHRLAMLRLALEGEPSLRIDEVEVRRTGASYTVDTLLELRQEVGNLRPLIFVMGTDAFESLPKWRRWLEIIQLAHIMVVNRPGWSFCEQGELGDFLRQHSAESNNDLIRQPAGKVGFITLTQMGISSSKVRELIGLRLSPRFLLPDSVWRYIRQHRLYGAVNA comes from the coding sequence ATGCAGGAACATTCTCCCATAGTGCTGCTTGGCGGCACTTTCGATCCCATACATTTCGGTCACTTGCGTACGGCGCTGGAACTACAGCAGCACTTCGGCGAGTCAGCCGAAGTGCGCCTGATTCCCTGTGGCGACCCGCGTCATCGCTCGGCTCCCAAGGCGTCCGGGGAACATCGTCTAGCCATGCTGCGGCTGGCGTTGGAAGGAGAACCAAGCTTGCGTATTGACGAAGTTGAGGTTCGCAGAACTGGCGCCAGCTATACGGTGGATACGCTGTTGGAGCTGCGTCAAGAGGTAGGTAATCTGCGGCCGTTGATATTTGTTATGGGGACTGACGCATTCGAGTCACTGCCAAAATGGCGAAGATGGCTGGAAATTATTCAATTAGCCCATATAATGGTGGTTAACAGACCGGGTTGGTCATTTTGTGAGCAAGGTGAATTGGGAGATTTTTTGCGTCAGCACTCCGCAGAGAGCAATAACGACCTGATACGCCAGCCTGCCGGAAAGGTTGGATTTATTACGCTTACCCAAATGGGAATTTCCAGTTCCAAGGTGCGTGAGCTGATCGGCTTGCGCCTATCCCCCCGTTTCTTACTACCGGATTCGGTGTGGCGATATATTCGCCAGCATCGTTTGTATGGCGCTGTGAATGCCTAG
- a CDS encoding glutamate-5-semialdehyde dehydrogenase, giving the protein MDINAYMREVGSEARSASRLIAKADTGVKNKALIATAEAIDAAREELMAANAKDLESGRANGLDAALLDRLELTPARIDAMIKGLHQVAALPDPVGEITGLNYRPSGIQVGKMRVPLGVVGIIYESRPNVTVEAASLCLKSGNATILRGGSEAIHSNQAIAACIENGLKTAGLPASVVQVIKTTDRAAVGELITMPDYVDVIVPRGGKGLIERISREARVPVIKHLDGVCHVFIDRDADLNKALTIAVNSKTQRYGTCNTMETLLVDAPVAATILPQLAQAYAEKGVELRGCERTREILPQALSAVEADWSEEYLAPILAIKVVENLDEAIAHINHYGSHHTDAIVTESYSKGRRFLTEVDSSSVMINASTRFADGFEYGLGAEIGISTDKIHARGPVGLEGLTSQKYVVLGDGHIRQ; this is encoded by the coding sequence ATGGATATAAATGCCTACATGCGCGAAGTGGGGAGCGAAGCCCGCTCGGCGTCCCGATTGATCGCTAAAGCGGACACCGGCGTCAAGAACAAAGCGCTGATCGCTACTGCGGAAGCTATCGACGCCGCGCGAGAAGAACTGATGGCCGCTAACGCCAAAGATCTGGAGTCCGGTCGGGCGAATGGCCTGGACGCTGCATTGCTTGATCGTCTGGAGCTGACGCCGGCCCGTATCGACGCTATGATCAAAGGGTTGCATCAGGTTGCAGCACTGCCGGACCCGGTAGGCGAAATTACGGGTCTTAACTATCGTCCCAGCGGAATTCAAGTCGGCAAAATGCGCGTGCCGTTAGGCGTTGTGGGCATCATCTATGAGTCTCGTCCCAATGTGACCGTTGAAGCGGCCAGCCTGTGTTTGAAATCAGGCAACGCCACCATTCTGCGCGGGGGCTCTGAAGCCATTCATTCCAATCAGGCGATCGCCGCCTGTATCGAAAATGGTTTGAAAACAGCGGGTTTGCCTGCATCAGTGGTGCAGGTGATCAAGACGACGGATCGCGCTGCTGTGGGCGAACTGATTACCATGCCTGATTATGTCGACGTTATCGTCCCTCGTGGCGGCAAGGGACTGATCGAGCGCATCAGTCGCGAAGCCAGGGTGCCTGTCATAAAGCATCTGGATGGCGTCTGCCATGTTTTTATCGACCGCGATGCGGATCTGAATAAAGCCCTGACTATTGCGGTTAACTCGAAAACCCAGCGTTACGGCACGTGTAATACTATGGAGACGCTATTGGTGGACGCGCCTGTCGCCGCAACCATTTTGCCGCAGTTGGCGCAAGCCTACGCCGAGAAAGGCGTTGAGTTGCGGGGCTGCGAGCGAACCCGGGAAATCCTGCCGCAGGCGTTGAGCGCAGTGGAAGCGGATTGGTCCGAAGAATATCTGGCGCCGATTCTGGCGATCAAGGTAGTTGAAAACCTGGATGAGGCGATAGCTCATATCAATCACTATGGCTCGCATCATACTGACGCGATCGTGACGGAGAGCTACAGCAAAGGCCGTCGTTTTCTGACGGAGGTAGACTCCAGCTCGGTGATGATCAACGCATCCACACGATTCGCTGACGGCTTTGAATATGGCTTGGGCGCGGAAATCGGCATTTCCACCGATAAAATTCATGCGCGTGGTCCCGTCGGACTGGAAGGGCTGACCTCACAAAAATACGTGGTGCTCGGAGATGGCCATATTAGGCAGTAA
- a CDS encoding GGDEF domain-containing protein yields MTPVELNNQLRSKAYSLAAVVAALLALGAALFAEWLMAGVAGVFAGLLLANGKLNQRHGEQPAPLWLSHVIVVFLVIITLAAMVRYPGTAEQWCYIVPLIAFLIYRIQVATIVTSAYSIALALALIGYYQGPEKVQIFFIYLLSLAMSLAFVYLREIKEQQLKPLRRTDNLTLASTREYLAQDLDKEIQRSEREGTDLSILALSIDSNSLEHASADDKDHILHRLGRMLHENLRLFDSYYRYENVDFIILLPHCNSREATKKASQLRVKAKQALSTREITVTVSLGLATLNVGDTPETLIANARRALTFARNKGANQQTDFLEVESDGGATLAG; encoded by the coding sequence ATGACGCCCGTTGAGCTAAACAACCAACTGCGCAGTAAAGCTTATTCTCTCGCGGCGGTAGTCGCCGCACTTTTGGCGCTGGGCGCCGCACTCTTCGCAGAGTGGTTGATGGCCGGCGTCGCCGGCGTATTCGCAGGCCTGTTGCTGGCCAACGGCAAGCTCAATCAACGCCATGGAGAGCAACCCGCTCCGTTATGGTTGTCCCATGTCATCGTGGTGTTTCTGGTGATCATCACCCTGGCGGCCATGGTGCGCTATCCGGGCACCGCCGAGCAATGGTGCTACATTGTGCCGTTGATCGCCTTTCTGATTTATCGGATTCAAGTGGCGACTATCGTCACCTCCGCTTACTCCATCGCATTAGCGCTGGCGCTTATCGGCTATTATCAGGGGCCGGAAAAAGTGCAGATCTTCTTCATCTACTTATTGAGCTTGGCCATGTCTCTGGCTTTTGTGTATCTGCGCGAGATCAAAGAACAGCAGCTCAAGCCGTTGCGCCGCACCGACAACCTTACTCTGGCGTCCACCCGCGAGTATCTGGCGCAAGACCTCGACAAGGAAATTCAGCGCAGCGAGCGCGAAGGCACTGACTTGTCTATTCTGGCCTTGAGCATTGATAGCAACTCCCTGGAGCACGCCTCCGCCGACGATAAAGATCACATTCTGCACAGGCTGGGTCGCATGCTGCATGAGAATCTACGCCTGTTCGACAGCTACTATCGTTATGAAAACGTGGACTTTATTATTCTGCTGCCCCACTGCAACTCCAGAGAGGCGACGAAGAAAGCATCGCAGTTGAGAGTGAAAGCAAAACAGGCGCTGAGCACGCGCGAGATCACAGTCACCGTCAGCCTGGGACTGGCGACGCTCAATGTTGGCGATACTCCAGAAACGCTGATCGCCAACGCCCGTCGCGCGCTCACATTCGCCCGCAACAAAGGCGCGAATCAACAGACTGATTTCCTGGAAGTGGAATCCGACGGAGGAGCGACACTTGCTGGCTGA
- a CDS encoding GGDEF domain-containing protein, with protein MLAESYLRTRTRIALYLATLFLLLFMSVQNVRYGLYDLFYMSILLAPAMLFGAIYAWARRSDLNAYGGHLAVLTVMLVVVSLQLSGGQKAIVHWLYGIGLFSFLLLPLRPAFTFNIVTLLISSVALSYSDSFYSTLRFATSYALLVGLAGVYAYLYHHKSRFLVHASIKDPLTGAYNQKHLEFSLKQEISRSEATSHPLSLVVLEVDFFDQQREVQGQNFINELLSQFGAQLLQMTRAGDSIYYVDNGRFFIMLPMTPEEGLLVIAERLRRSVEEHTWPIIDSLTVSVGCLTRKSGETDDQALTDRALTALKQAQQSGHNRVVLSKSK; from the coding sequence TTGCTGGCTGAATCCTATTTACGCACCCGTACGCGCATCGCCTTATACCTGGCGACGTTGTTCCTGCTCTTGTTCATGTCCGTACAAAATGTTCGCTACGGCTTATATGACCTGTTTTACATGAGCATTCTACTGGCGCCGGCGATGCTGTTCGGAGCCATTTACGCCTGGGCTCGACGCAGCGACCTGAACGCCTATGGCGGTCATCTCGCGGTGTTGACCGTTATGCTCGTGGTGGTCTCGCTACAGCTGAGCGGCGGTCAAAAGGCGATCGTACATTGGCTGTATGGCATCGGGCTGTTCAGCTTTTTGCTTCTTCCTCTGCGCCCCGCGTTTACTTTCAATATTGTCACCTTGCTCATCAGCAGCGTCGCTCTGTCATACAGCGACTCTTTCTATAGCACGCTGCGTTTCGCCACCAGTTATGCGCTGTTAGTCGGCCTGGCCGGCGTCTACGCCTATTTGTATCACCATAAATCCCGCTTTCTGGTGCATGCGTCCATCAAAGACCCACTCACCGGCGCCTACAATCAAAAGCACCTGGAATTCTCTCTCAAGCAGGAAATTTCTCGTTCGGAAGCCACGTCCCACCCCTTGTCTCTGGTGGTATTGGAAGTCGACTTTTTCGATCAGCAGCGCGAAGTGCAGGGGCAGAATTTCATTAATGAGCTGCTTTCTCAATTCGGCGCCCAACTCCTGCAAATGACCCGAGCGGGCGACAGTATCTACTACGTCGATAATGGCCGCTTTTTCATTATGTTGCCGATGACGCCAGAAGAAGGGTTGCTGGTGATCGCGGAGCGTTTACGTCGCAGTGTGGAGGAGCATACCTGGCCAATTATCGACAGTCTCACTGTCAGCGTAGGTTGCCTGACGCGGAAATCCGGAGAAACAGACGATCAGGCTCTGACGGACCGGGCGTTGACCGCTTTAAAGCAGGCCCAGCAATCCGGTCATAACCGCGTGGTGCTAAGCAAGTCCAAATAA
- a CDS encoding bifunctional DedA family/phosphatase PAP2 family protein has protein sequence MSPNSLLIWMQQHPDWLAIAVFLVAFLESLAIAGIIIPGVVLLFGLAAICGGGALALQWTIMAAFLGAVCGDGLSFYLGKYLDVRVRGLWPLSKYPDLLTQGESFFQRHGGKSVIIGRFIGPVRPVIPLVAGMLNMSARRFFTFNLLSALAWAPLYVVPGFLVGAAIDTRAPLPPHFYPVLTVVVLVLVSLASLFTQFHYQLRPSGKLYRSLLRFGAKRPGVGRLWSNSYSLRGGVKEYPISSFLLGSCALLLFILWSLLVMNTDAVSHLNAWVAENIQRLHTPILDYLFTGMTLLGDPAFLYIAFGFFCLLLLLQNNLRLMLCCVGAGLVTHAATTGLKHWLQIARPEALLAPESFAYPSGHTSGAVLVYGLATSMLAREFRPPQRWPIYISGAMAALLIAFSRLYLGVHWFSDVVGGALLGLTICGFARVAQSHFDRAPMWRAGWRYALLFGFILAACAYLGWTMPEAVSVQMKG, from the coding sequence GTGTCTCCGAATTCTCTTCTCATTTGGATGCAACAGCATCCTGACTGGTTAGCTATCGCCGTCTTCCTGGTGGCTTTTCTGGAATCCCTGGCTATCGCCGGCATTATCATACCCGGAGTCGTATTGCTGTTCGGTCTCGCGGCGATTTGCGGCGGCGGCGCGCTGGCGTTGCAATGGACCATCATGGCGGCCTTTTTAGGCGCAGTCTGTGGCGATGGCTTGAGTTTCTATCTCGGTAAATACCTGGATGTCCGCGTTCGCGGGTTGTGGCCTTTGTCGAAATACCCTGACCTGCTGACGCAAGGAGAAAGCTTCTTTCAGCGCCATGGCGGAAAAAGCGTCATTATCGGGCGCTTCATAGGCCCCGTCCGTCCTGTCATTCCCCTGGTGGCGGGGATGCTCAATATGAGCGCGCGCCGCTTCTTTACCTTTAATCTGTTATCCGCTCTGGCCTGGGCGCCCTTGTATGTCGTACCCGGTTTTCTGGTCGGCGCCGCTATCGACACGCGTGCGCCATTGCCTCCGCATTTCTACCCGGTATTAACCGTCGTCGTTCTGGTCCTGGTGAGTCTGGCCAGCCTGTTTACTCAGTTTCATTATCAATTGCGCCCCAGCGGCAAGCTTTACCGTTCCCTGCTCCGTTTCGGCGCTAAGCGCCCTGGCGTCGGCCGTTTATGGTCCAACAGCTATAGTCTCCGTGGCGGCGTCAAAGAATATCCTATCAGCTCCTTTCTTCTGGGCTCCTGCGCGCTGTTGCTTTTCATCTTGTGGAGCTTGTTGGTGATGAACACCGACGCAGTGTCGCACTTGAACGCCTGGGTCGCGGAGAATATACAACGTCTGCACACTCCAATTCTGGATTATCTCTTCACAGGCATGACGCTACTGGGCGATCCCGCATTTTTATACATCGCCTTCGGATTCTTCTGTCTGTTGTTACTACTGCAGAACAACCTGCGCCTGATGTTGTGCTGCGTGGGCGCTGGCCTGGTCACCCATGCCGCAACCACTGGACTGAAACACTGGTTACAAATCGCCCGGCCGGAAGCGCTGCTGGCGCCTGAGTCTTTCGCCTATCCCAGCGGCCATACCAGCGGCGCGGTACTGGTCTATGGACTGGCGACATCAATGCTGGCGCGGGAGTTCAGGCCACCGCAACGTTGGCCGATCTATATTTCCGGCGCGATGGCCGCCTTGCTGATAGCGTTCAGCCGCCTGTATCTGGGCGTACATTGGTTTTCAGACGTCGTCGGAGGCGCCTTACTGGGACTGACAATCTGCGGCTTCGCCCGGGTAGCGCAAAGCCATTTCGACAGAGCCCCGATGTGGCGGGCCGGTTGGCGCTATGCGCTGCTATTCGGTTTTATTCTGGCGGCGTGCGCCTATCTTGGCTGGACCATGCCGGAAGCCGTCAGCGTTCAAATGAAGGGGTAA
- a CDS encoding LON peptidase substrate-binding domain-containing protein, protein MTKEFPIFPLNSVLCPKGRLPLQIFEQRYLSMISRCLKSHEGFVIVLIKNGKEASGECTFFDVGSYARVVDFQQLPNGFLGITAEGECKVSISQAHRQSDGLYVAKVEALGLETPTETPEQYSELADLLEDLLRHPVIQALGMSVDFHDARDVGWRLVELLPLAMEDKQYLLTLEDPVYRLEQIRYLIHALAE, encoded by the coding sequence ATGACGAAAGAATTCCCTATATTTCCGCTGAATTCTGTGTTGTGCCCCAAGGGGCGATTGCCACTGCAGATTTTCGAACAACGTTATCTGTCTATGATCAGCCGGTGCCTGAAATCTCACGAAGGCTTTGTCATTGTGCTGATCAAAAACGGCAAGGAAGCGAGTGGCGAATGCACTTTCTTTGATGTCGGCTCTTACGCAAGGGTCGTCGATTTCCAGCAGTTGCCGAATGGTTTTTTAGGAATCACTGCGGAAGGGGAGTGCAAGGTGAGCATATCTCAGGCGCATCGGCAAAGTGATGGGTTATATGTGGCGAAAGTTGAGGCGCTAGGTCTGGAGACCCCGACGGAAACCCCCGAGCAATATTCCGAACTGGCGGACCTCCTGGAGGACCTGTTGCGTCATCCGGTCATTCAGGCGCTGGGCATGAGCGTGGATTTTCATGACGCCCGCGATGTGGGGTGGCGCTTAGTGGAGCTATTGCCGCTGGCGATGGAGGATAAACAGTATCTATTGACTCTGGAGGACCCCGTCTACCGACTTGAGCAAATCCGGTACCTTATCCACGCCCTGGCGGAATAG
- a CDS encoding potassium channel family protein, translating to MSLSDRLPIVTGLAGVSVTENSRARFWGQILEWPMMMLAIWIIIEWYLQANDELSGEALLITDWLIWLFFIVETLLLTALVDKKTYYLRNNWVNLIIILFGCPLIWWFSPLAGALRTLRLLVMFSLLLQISGTARRLLSRHNLGNTLFIGFIVIIMAGFIIAGLDPAIETPWDGVWWAWVTVTTVGYGDIVPTSTVGRLFASFLILLGMALFSLLTAGFSAFFVSQDEKDQVRRDLEILNKLNDLEMKMERLERHLTVLAEEVNVKNNGRPDATEDLDTRETPDV from the coding sequence ATGTCTTTATCCGACCGCCTCCCTATTGTCACCGGCCTTGCCGGCGTATCCGTCACTGAGAATTCACGCGCCAGATTCTGGGGACAGATTTTGGAGTGGCCGATGATGATGCTGGCGATCTGGATCATCATTGAGTGGTATTTACAGGCCAACGACGAACTGTCCGGCGAAGCGCTACTCATCACTGACTGGCTGATCTGGCTTTTCTTCATCGTGGAAACCCTTCTGCTCACCGCCCTGGTGGACAAAAAAACCTATTACCTGCGCAATAATTGGGTCAATCTGATCATCATTCTGTTCGGCTGTCCCTTGATCTGGTGGTTCTCACCGCTGGCTGGCGCGTTGCGCACCCTGCGTTTATTGGTCATGTTCAGCCTGTTGCTGCAGATTTCCGGCACGGCGCGGCGCCTTTTATCTCGTCATAACCTGGGTAACACGCTGTTTATCGGATTTATCGTGATTATCATGGCGGGGTTTATCATCGCTGGACTTGATCCGGCCATTGAAACGCCTTGGGATGGAGTCTGGTGGGCATGGGTGACGGTGACGACGGTCGGCTATGGCGATATTGTGCCGACCAGCACTGTCGGCAGGCTATTCGCCTCCTTTTTGATTCTTCTCGGCATGGCGTTGTTTTCATTACTGACAGCGGGATTTTCCGCCTTCTTCGTCTCTCAGGATGAAAAAGACCAAGTACGCCGCGACCTGGAAATTCTTAACAAGTTGAACGATCTGGAAATGAAGATGGAGCGGCTGGAGCGCCACCTCACCGTGTTGGCGGAGGAAGTTAACGTCAAAAACAATGGCCGTCCCGATGCGACGGAAGACCTGGACACCCGAGAAACGCCAGACGTTTAG
- a CDS encoding HDOD domain-containing protein — protein sequence MSSESLDQASSNLSRLKHFSLLAKLSDPQLVVLSSRADYRRFSKGAKILDLGSKDSYDYFLLEGEVALTAEDGRTALIAAASQAARQPIAHLQPRRYEVKAKSPCVMLVVDQPTLTRMLKDAPLDYQIGEGVSQVDRTEHPAYSLVTSFYQDLNAHRLTLPSLPDMAMRIRHVTEQPNFHLNDIAKVIVRDPVLTAKLIRSANSPLYRGFKEIECCEDAVVRLGLDTTRQLITIFTLREIFRSKNAMLQKRMTKLWRHSSDVGAISFVLARMTPGIKPEQALLAGILHDIGVVPVIMYAEEHPALRTHEDMLESLIMELRQEIGCALLESWEFPDAFVAAARHAEDYMYDSGQETPTYADLVIVAQIHSYIGKPEHGSIPPLDQVPAFHKLALGELSPQRSLQVLQMAEEEINSVRRLLMD from the coding sequence ATGTCATCAGAATCCCTTGATCAGGCAAGCTCCAACTTGTCGCGACTGAAGCACTTTTCTCTACTGGCCAAGCTATCCGACCCGCAGTTGGTGGTTTTGTCCTCGCGAGCGGACTATCGACGCTTCTCCAAAGGCGCCAAGATTCTCGACTTGGGGAGCAAGGACAGTTATGACTACTTTTTGCTGGAAGGCGAAGTCGCGCTGACGGCGGAGGATGGACGCACGGCGTTGATCGCTGCCGCGTCGCAGGCGGCGCGACAGCCCATCGCGCATTTGCAGCCGCGCCGCTATGAAGTCAAAGCGAAATCGCCTTGTGTGATGCTGGTGGTGGATCAGCCGACCCTGACCCGCATGCTGAAGGACGCGCCGCTGGATTACCAGATTGGCGAAGGTGTGTCGCAGGTGGACCGCACGGAGCATCCCGCCTACTCACTGGTCACCTCGTTCTATCAGGACCTGAATGCGCACCGGTTGACTTTGCCCAGTCTGCCGGACATGGCGATGCGTATTCGCCATGTCACCGAGCAGCCGAACTTTCACCTCAACGATATCGCCAAGGTGATCGTGCGCGATCCCGTACTGACGGCGAAGTTGATTCGTTCCGCCAACAGCCCTTTGTACCGAGGTTTCAAGGAAATTGAGTGCTGCGAGGACGCCGTGGTGCGTTTGGGGCTGGATACCACGCGACAGCTGATCACGATTTTCACGCTGCGGGAAATCTTCCGCAGCAAGAACGCTATGCTGCAAAAACGCATGACCAAGCTATGGCGCCACTCTTCCGATGTTGGTGCGATCTCGTTTGTGCTGGCGCGCATGACGCCGGGAATCAAACCGGAGCAGGCGTTGTTGGCGGGTATTCTTCATGACATCGGCGTGGTGCCGGTGATTATGTATGCGGAAGAGCATCCGGCGCTGCGGACTCACGAGGACATGCTGGAAAGCCTGATTATGGAGCTGCGGCAGGAAATCGGCTGCGCCTTGCTGGAGAGTTGGGAGTTCCCCGACGCCTTCGTAGCGGCGGCGCGTCATGCTGAGGACTACATGTACGACTCCGGCCAGGAAACGCCTACCTATGCGGATCTGGTGATTGTGGCGCAGATACATTCTTACATTGGTAAGCCGGAGCACGGTTCCATACCGCCGCTGGATCAGGTTCCCGCCTTCCATAAACTGGCCTTGGGCGAACTATCGCCGCAGCGTAGCCTGCAGGTGCTGCAAATGGCGGAAGAGGAAATCAACAGCGTGCGGCGTTTGCTGATGGACTAA
- the ilvD gene encoding dihydroxy-acid dehydratase, which yields MPEYRSSTTTKGRNMAGARALWRATGMKTEDFSKPIIAVVNSFTQFVPGHVHLKDLGQLVCREIEAAGGVAKEFNTIAVDDGIAMGHDGMLYSLPSREIIADSVEYMANAHCADALVCISNCDKITPGMLMAALRLNIPAIFVSGGPMEAGKTKLSEHKLDLVDAMVIAADSSASDELTEEYERSACPTCGSCSGMFTANSMNCLTEAIGLSLPGNGTTLATHSDREQLFLTAARRIVDLTKRYYQDEDTSVLPRSIASFKAFENAMTLDIAMGGSTNTILHLLAAAQEAEVDFSMTHIDHLSRKVGQFCKVAPNTPKYHIEDVHRAGGIMAILGELDRAGLLHTDVPTVHSDTMKDALDAWDVMRNNDPELHKFFKAGPAGIPTQQAFSQSTRWSSLDLDRENGCIRSAEHAFSKEGGLAVLYGNIAEDGCIVKTAGVDESILLFKGKARIFESQDDAVKGILNDQVKEGDVVIIRYEGPKGGPGMQEMLYPTSYLKSKGLGKACALLTDGRFSGGTSGLSIGHCSPEAAAGGAIGLIEEGDEIIIDIPNRGINVSLTPEQLKARRQAMEAKGADAWKPAQPRPRKVTTALKAYALLATSADKGAVRDKELLK from the coding sequence ATGCCCGAATACCGCTCCAGTACCACTACCAAAGGCCGTAATATGGCTGGGGCTCGCGCTCTTTGGCGCGCCACCGGTATGAAGACCGAAGATTTTTCCAAACCCATTATCGCCGTAGTGAACTCTTTCACTCAGTTCGTTCCTGGGCATGTTCATTTGAAAGACCTGGGACAACTGGTGTGTCGGGAAATTGAAGCCGCCGGCGGCGTTGCGAAAGAGTTCAACACCATCGCGGTGGACGACGGCATCGCCATGGGGCATGACGGCATGCTGTACAGCCTGCCTTCCCGGGAAATCATCGCCGACTCTGTGGAATATATGGCTAATGCGCATTGCGCCGACGCCTTAGTGTGCATCTCCAACTGCGACAAGATCACTCCCGGAATGCTGATGGCGGCGCTACGCCTGAATATTCCAGCTATTTTCGTCTCCGGCGGCCCGATGGAAGCCGGTAAAACCAAATTGTCCGAGCACAAACTGGACTTAGTGGACGCCATGGTGATTGCGGCGGACTCCAGCGCCTCCGACGAATTGACCGAAGAATATGAACGTTCCGCTTGCCCGACTTGCGGCTCCTGCTCCGGCATGTTCACGGCGAACTCCATGAACTGTCTGACTGAAGCCATCGGCCTGTCCCTGCCCGGCAACGGCACCACGCTGGCGACTCACTCTGATCGTGAACAACTATTCCTGACTGCAGCGCGCCGCATCGTCGACTTGACCAAGCGCTACTATCAAGACGAAGACACTTCCGTATTGCCGCGCTCCATCGCCAGCTTCAAGGCCTTTGAAAACGCCATGACTCTGGACATCGCCATGGGCGGCTCCACTAATACCATTCTGCATCTACTGGCGGCGGCTCAGGAAGCCGAGGTGGATTTCAGCATGACCCACATCGACCACCTGTCGCGGAAAGTCGGCCAGTTCTGCAAGGTCGCCCCCAACACGCCGAAATATCATATCGAAGACGTGCATCGCGCCGGCGGCATCATGGCGATTCTAGGTGAACTGGATCGCGCCGGACTGCTGCATACCGACGTCCCCACGGTCCACAGCGACACCATGAAAGACGCATTGGATGCATGGGATGTCATGCGTAATAATGATCCGGAACTGCACAAGTTCTTTAAAGCCGGTCCGGCTGGCATCCCGACCCAGCAAGCATTTAGCCAGTCCACACGCTGGTCATCGCTGGACCTGGATCGCGAGAACGGTTGTATCCGCAGCGCCGAACACGCATTTAGTAAAGAAGGCGGTCTGGCGGTGCTGTACGGCAACATCGCCGAAGACGGCTGTATCGTAAAAACCGCGGGCGTCGATGAAAGCATTCTGTTGTTCAAGGGCAAAGCCAGAATCTTCGAAAGCCAGGACGACGCCGTAAAAGGCATTCTGAACGACCAAGTGAAAGAAGGCGACGTGGTGATCATTCGCTATGAAGGCCCCAAAGGCGGACCGGGCATGCAGGAAATGCTGTATCCCACCAGCTACCTGAAATCCAAAGGCCTGGGCAAGGCCTGCGCCCTGCTCACCGACGGCCGTTTCTCCGGCGGCACCTCCGGTCTATCCATCGGCCATTGCTCTCCGGAAGCAGCGGCGGGCGGCGCTATCGGTCTGATTGAGGAAGGCGACGAGATCATCATTGATATTCCCAATCGCGGCATCAACGTCAGTCTGACGCCGGAACAGCTCAAAGCGCGTCGTCAGGCGATGGAAGCCAAAGGCGCCGACGCCTGGAAGCCGGCTCAGCCTCGTCCACGTAAAGTCACCACGGCGCTGAAAGCCTATGCGCTACTGGCGACGTCCGCCGATAAGGGCGCTGTGCGCGATAAAGAGTTATTGAAGTAA